The following are encoded together in the Scomber japonicus isolate fScoJap1 chromosome 20, fScoJap1.pri, whole genome shotgun sequence genome:
- the polr3e gene encoding DNA-directed RNA polymerase III subunit RPC5: MASGDDDDPIIEEIDVYLAKSLAEKLYLFQYPVRPSAMTYDDVNHLAAKIKPKQQRVELEMAINTMSPNYCRSKGEQIALNVDGTAYDETNTYSAKVMDKQTFSSIQATTNTSRYAAAVFRKGELHVTPLTGILQMRPSFSYLDKADNKTREREAANEGGDSSQDEAEEEAKAITVRFARPESEQARQRRIQSYEFLQKKQAEEPWVHLHYHGVKDSRSDHEKQYLFCQSVDASQNTELVKTPKEYLAMLMPPLTEEKVVKPVGPSNVLSMAQLRTLPLGEQVKTLMKNVKVMPFANLMGLLASGTDSTAVLRCIQQVALLVQGNWVVKSDVLYPKNTCSPHSGVPAEVLCRGRDFVMWRFTLERSLMRKEIAAIIKLPPEDVKEFLEHVAVPRINRGWEFLLPTDVDFIKKHPDVAHRQHMLWLGIQSKLEKVFNFSKEDFMPKNSPQPEPVHVSGEQRLKMAQDRAQEKQSSLQKDLDSKRAVHIKQEPVSDREDEPMDTSSPPSSSSVPNGSINGYPTATSPGFDHTNGNGGSPTNTPSQELQDFVIKTFRKHFVLTLNEFKRLFNLHLASMPAGHGVFHSISDRMLQDAVLSCQCKQIMVPFPTQSTASPDEQKVFGLWETGEEFDKHRRLLFDLFTKNYRVRRNMVQARLAEEFGDVSKAEIDRLLKECCSSHAGMWYLKGTIQS; encoded by the exons ATGGCCAGCGGGGATGATGATGACCCCATTATAGAAGAG ATTGATGTGTATCTTGCCAAAAGCCTTGCAGAAAAGCTGTATCTTTTTCAG TACCCTGTCCGACCCTCCGCTATGACCTATGATGATGTCAACCACTTAGCTGCTAAGATCAAACCCAAACAGCAAAGG GTGGAGCTGGAAATGGCCATCAACACAATGAGTCCAAACTACTGCCGCAGCAAAGGAGAGCAGATCGCTCTGAATGTGGATGGCACCGCCTATGATGAAACCAACACATATTCAGC gAAAGTGATGGACAAACAGACGTTTTCCTCCATCCAAGCTACCACCAACACCTCCAgatatgctgctgctgttttccgCAAAG GTGAGCTTCATGTCACACCTCTGACGGGAATCCTCCAGATGAGACCGAGCTTCTCTTACCTGGACAAGGCTGACAATAAaaccagagagagggaggcagctAATGAAg GTGGAGACTCCTCCCAGGATGAAGCTGAGGAGGAAGCCAAAGCCATTACG GTGAGGTTTGCTCGTCCCGAGTCGGAGCAGGCCCGACAGAGGAGGATCCAATCGTATGAGTTCCTCCAGAAGAAGCAGGCAGAGGAGCCCTGGGTTCACCTGCACTACCACGGTGTCAAG gaTAGCCGTTCAGACCATGAAAAGCAGTACCTGTTCTGCCAGTCGGTGGACGCTTCACAGAACACTGAACTGGTCAAGACTCCTAA GGAATATCTCGCAATGCTGATGCCACCTCTCACAGAGGAAAAAGT tgtaaaGCCTGTAGGACCGAGTAATGTGCTTTCCATGGCTCAACTCCGCACTCTGCCGCTGGGTGAGCAGGTCAAGACCCTGATGAAGAACG TCAAGGTGATGCCATTTGCGAACCTGATGGGCCTGCTCGCCTCTGGCACAGACTCGACCGCAGTGCTGCGCTGCATCCAGCAGGTGGCTCTGCTGGTTCAAGGGAACTGGGTCGTCAAGAG tGATGTTCTGTATCCTAAAAACACCTGCAGCCCTCACAGCGGTGTCCCTGCTGAAGTGCTCTGTCGTGGCAGGGACTTTGTG ATGTGGAGGTTCACTCTGGAGCGCTCTTTGATGAGAAAGGAGATTGCGGCCATCATCAAA CTTCCTCCAGAGGATGTGAAGGAGTTCCTGGAGCATGTGGCAGTGCCCCGGATAAACCGGGGCTGGGAGTTCCTGTTGCCTACTGATGTAGACTTCATTAAGAAACACCCAGATGTTGCCCACAGGCAACACATGCTGTGGCTTGGCATCCAGAGCAA GTTGGAAAAGGTCTTTAACTTCTCTAAAGAAGACTTCATGCCAAAGAATTCCCCTCAGCCTG aacCTGTTCATGTCAGCGGGGAGCAGCGCCTGAAGATGGCTCAAGATCGTGCACAAGAAAAACAGTCTTCCCTACAAAAGGACCTGGACTCCAAACGAGCGGTCCATATCAAACAAGAACCCGTCAGTGACAGGGAAGACGAACCCATGGACACCTCCtctcccccttcttcctcctccgtACCCAACGGTTCTATCAATGGTTACCCCACTGCCACCTCCCCCGGCTTCGATCACACTAACGGTAACGGAGGGagtcccaccaacacgccttcccaGGAGCTGCAAGACTTTGTGATCAAGACTTTCAGGAAGCATTTTGTACTGACGCTGAACGAGTTTAAGAGGCTATTTAACCTCCACCTGGCTTCCATGCCGGCGGGGCACGGTGTCTTTCACTCCATCTCGGACCGCATGCTACAGGACGCTGTACTGTCCTGCCAGTGCAAACAGATAATGGTGCCT TTTCCTACTCAGAGCACAGCATCCCCTGATGAACAGAAGGTGTTTGGTTTGTGGGAGACTGGAGAGGAATTCGACAAG CACCGCCGGCTGCTGTTTGACCTGTTCACAAAGAACTACCGTGTCAGGAGGAACATGGTACAAGCCAGACTAGCTGAGGAGTTTGGAGACGTCTCCAAGGCTGAAATTGACCGGCTGCTCAAG GAGTGCTGCAGCAGCCACGCAGGGATGTGGTACCTCAAGGGAACGATACAGTCCTGA